In one window of Prevotella sp. E13-17 DNA:
- a CDS encoding transposase codes for MEKKIFRNERSREWSMQQDKVASMKRRCEYNDYTDRGIYMITIATEGRRPLLGTLIGKAEVTEGAERPNVVLSSLGEKVKECWMNIPRFYPKVEVMKLCIMPDHIHGVLFVHERMEYHLGMVIKGFKAGTHKAARELGVMTATMSLCTKTETMNAGESGKSVLYTATTLPSSNSKKGTLWEQGYHDRLLRHEGQLNRMLAYLEDNPRRLLLKRDHPGLFKPLGKIMVAGIPMDAMGNIRLLDAAVKLQVQCSRHLYPQEIEQQKQRFLKEGQEGAVIVSPCISPGERQISSACLENGIPLIVLLLKGFPPFFKPDPRYLMACAEGRLLMLSPYPWQNEQLRNMRARCLELNNIAAKICQ; via the coding sequence ATGGAAAAGAAAATATTTAGGAACGAAAGAAGCAGGGAGTGGTCGATGCAGCAGGACAAGGTAGCATCGATGAAACGTCGCTGCGAATATAATGACTACACTGACCGTGGCATCTATATGATAACCATTGCCACAGAAGGCAGAAGACCTTTGTTAGGGACGTTGATTGGAAAGGCGGAAGTAACAGAGGGGGCTGAGCGCCCCAATGTGGTACTGTCGTCCTTGGGAGAAAAGGTGAAGGAATGCTGGATGAATATTCCCCGCTTTTATCCAAAAGTTGAGGTGATGAAGCTATGCATTATGCCAGACCATATTCATGGTGTTCTCTTTGTGCACGAAAGAATGGAGTATCATCTAGGCATGGTTATTAAGGGCTTTAAGGCTGGCACGCATAAGGCTGCAAGGGAACTGGGGGTGATGACGGCGACGATGTCGCTGTGTACTAAAACAGAGACAATGAATGCCGGAGAAAGCGGAAAGTCGGTTCTGTACACAGCAACAACGTTGCCGTCTTCCAATAGCAAGAAGGGGACACTTTGGGAGCAAGGATATCATGACCGCTTGCTGCGCCACGAGGGACAGCTGAACCGTATGTTGGCCTATCTTGAAGACAACCCTCGCCGTTTGTTGTTAAAGCGTGACCATCCTGGGTTATTCAAACCATTGGGGAAAATAATGGTTGCAGGAATACCGATGGATGCGATGGGAAACATTAGGTTACTTGATGCCGCAGTCAAATTGCAAGTGCAATGCTCCCGACATCTCTACCCTCAGGAAATAGAACAGCAAAAACAAAGGTTCTTAAAGGAAGGACAAGAAGGGGCTGTCATTGTGTCTCCCTGTATCAGTCCGGGAGAACGTCAGATATCCTCTGCATGTCTGGAAAACGGGATACCTCTTATCGTGCTATTATTAAAAGGATTCCCTCCTTTCTTTAAACCAGATCCACGCTATCTCATGGCCTGTGCAGAAGGTAGGCTACTCATGCTTTCGCCCTATCCTTGGCAAAATGAACAGCTGAGAAATATGCGTGCCCGCTGCTTGGAACTTAATAACATTGCTGCTAAGATATGCCAATAA
- a CDS encoding DUF262 domain-containing protein gives MMTIKQIEVTVGDIVKGYVNNDEQGVRGYDGKLDIRPPYQREFIYNEKEQQAVITTVLHGYPLNVMYWVKRSDDADCPYEVMDGQQRTLSLCEYVDGKFSYDFKNFFNQPADIQRRILDYKLTVYVCEGEPSEKLEWFKTINIAGKPLNEQEINNAIYAGPFVNDAKRHFSKSNCGAYRLGKDLVNGTPIRQDFLHKALEWMADHETRLGHRQTVVGYMAQHQHAPNANNLWSYFQTVLNWAITNFDMKKFKKIMKGLDWAELYDKYGSETLDTVALRQRISALMRDSEIQKQAGIIPYVLTGDEHYLDLRAFPEDIKLAVWEKQNHICPICGKEFDYEFMEGDHITPWRDGGRTVVENCQMLCRECNRRKGAK, from the coding sequence ATGATGACAATCAAGCAGATAGAAGTAACAGTTGGCGATATTGTCAAAGGTTACGTTAACAACGACGAACAAGGCGTTCGTGGGTATGATGGTAAGTTGGATATCCGTCCGCCTTATCAGCGTGAGTTCATCTATAATGAAAAGGAGCAGCAAGCTGTGATAACAACTGTTCTTCATGGATATCCACTAAACGTGATGTATTGGGTTAAGCGGAGTGACGATGCCGATTGTCCTTACGAGGTGATGGATGGTCAGCAACGCACATTGTCGCTCTGTGAATATGTAGATGGTAAGTTCTCGTATGACTTCAAGAACTTCTTCAATCAGCCGGCAGATATCCAGCGACGCATTCTTGACTATAAGTTGACTGTATACGTTTGCGAAGGTGAGCCATCAGAAAAGTTGGAGTGGTTTAAGACTATCAATATCGCTGGCAAACCCCTGAATGAACAGGAAATCAATAACGCCATTTATGCAGGTCCATTTGTGAACGATGCTAAACGACATTTCTCAAAGTCAAATTGTGGTGCTTATCGCTTAGGCAAGGACTTAGTAAATGGAACACCTATCCGCCAAGACTTCCTTCATAAAGCTTTAGAATGGATGGCTGACCACGAGACTCGTCTGGGACATCGCCAAACTGTAGTTGGTTATATGGCCCAACATCAGCACGCCCCCAATGCAAATAATCTGTGGTCATATTTCCAAACGGTACTCAATTGGGCTATCACGAACTTTGATATGAAGAAGTTTAAGAAAATCATGAAGGGGTTGGACTGGGCAGAGCTATATGATAAGTATGGTTCAGAAACACTTGATACGGTTGCTCTTAGACAACGAATTTCTGCCTTGATGCGCGACAGCGAAATTCAGAAACAAGCTGGTATTATCCCATACGTATTGACTGGTGATGAGCATTATCTGGATCTTCGCGCCTTCCCAGAGGATATTAAACTGGCTGTATGGGAAAAGCAAAACCACATCTGTCCTATCTGTGGTAAGGAGTTCGACTATGAATTTATGGAAGGCGACCATATCACTCCATGGCGCGATGGAGGCAGAACAGTAGTAGAGAACTGCCAGATGCTTTGCAGAGAGTGTAATAGAAGAAAAGGGGCGAAATAA
- a CDS encoding adenine-specific methyltransferase EcoRI family protein, which yields MANKNLNAAKTAKKDEFYTQLTDIERELQHYWQHFRDKVVLCNCDDPYESNFFKYFALRFNQLGLKKLICTCYNGSPIQGNELMIDFGDFTEEPKKIAYKVEITEVKDLNGDGAVDLSDVQYLLKNDKNVIGTLKTGDFRDPECIELLKQADIVVTNPPFSLFREYISQLMEYKKKFLIIGNQNAITYKEIYPLILNNELWMGYHSGHTWFAVPDDYEIPDFYDLNDTKRLRSNGYAYRDGRLWRNLGNICWFTNLDHQKRHEEIDLICRYSHEEYPYYENYDAIEVNKATNIPYDYEGKMGVPVTFLEKYNPEQFEIIGISLVLGTTKPKDLPKSKQGGPAFYIKRNGEYQRLFARIVIRNKHPQKI from the coding sequence ATGGCTAATAAAAACCTAAATGCTGCCAAAACAGCAAAAAAAGACGAGTTCTATACGCAATTAACAGACATTGAGCGAGAGTTGCAGCACTACTGGCAGCACTTTCGTGATAAGGTTGTGCTGTGCAATTGCGATGACCCTTATGAGAGTAACTTCTTTAAGTATTTTGCTTTGAGATTCAATCAGCTGGGCTTGAAGAAGTTAATCTGTACGTGTTATAATGGTTCGCCAATACAAGGCAATGAACTGATGATTGACTTTGGCGACTTTACTGAGGAACCAAAGAAAATTGCCTATAAAGTTGAGATTACTGAAGTCAAGGACTTGAATGGCGATGGAGCTGTTGACCTCAGCGATGTTCAATACTTGCTGAAGAACGACAAGAATGTTATAGGTACATTAAAGACTGGGGACTTTCGTGACCCAGAGTGCATAGAGCTGTTGAAGCAGGCGGATATCGTTGTGACAAATCCTCCTTTTTCCTTATTTAGAGAATATATTAGTCAACTAATGGAGTATAAGAAGAAATTCTTGATTATTGGCAATCAGAATGCTATTACATACAAAGAAATATACCCACTTATATTGAATAATGAATTATGGATGGGATATCATTCTGGACATACATGGTTTGCTGTCCCTGATGATTATGAGATACCAGATTTCTATGATTTGAATGATACCAAACGACTTCGATCAAATGGTTATGCATATAGAGATGGACGCTTATGGCGGAATCTTGGTAATATCTGTTGGTTTACTAATCTCGACCATCAGAAGCGACATGAGGAGATAGACTTGATATGTCGTTATTCTCATGAAGAATATCCATACTATGAAAACTATGATGCAATAGAAGTCAATAAGGCCACAAACATTCCATACGATTATGAGGGTAAAATGGGAGTTCCTGTTACATTTCTTGAAAAGTACAATCCTGAACAATTTGAAATAATAGGAATTAGCCTCGTTCTTGGGACAACAAAACCAAAAGACTTGCCAAAGTCAAAACAAGGAGGCCCAGCTTTCTATATCAAAAGGAATGGAGAATATCAACGTCTCTTTGCACGAATTGTAATCCGCAACAAACACCCTCAAAAGATATGA
- a CDS encoding MalY/PatB family protein encodes MIRFFMNIKYNFDKIIDRSGSGDLKHGVLKERYGRDDLLPLWVADMDFETPAFITDALRRRLDHSLFGYTVVPNELWTTIIQWIQEHHEWHVERPWLTYIPGIVKGIGMAINVFVKQDEKVIIQTPVYHPFRLTPEGNGRKVVYNPLKEVNGTYEMDFEQLAEVADDKCRLLILSNPHNPAGICWSKETLQRLAHFCYERHIIVISDEIHSDMALFGHQHVPFASVSDEAAQISITFGAPSKTFNIAGIVSSYAIVPNDTLRRRFYTWLDANELNDPPLFAPIATIAAFQQGEEWRRQMLSYLEGNIQFVEDFCRDHLPQIKPWRPQASFLVWLDCRALGLSHEALVDLFVNRAHLALNDGAMFGENGNGFMRLNIGTPRQLLHRALKQLRDACTT; translated from the coding sequence ATGATTCGTTTTTTTATGAATATAAAGTACAACTTCGATAAAATCATTGACCGCTCGGGCAGTGGCGACTTGAAGCACGGTGTGCTGAAGGAGCGATATGGTCGCGACGACCTGCTGCCACTATGGGTGGCCGACATGGACTTTGAGACACCTGCATTTATCACCGATGCCTTGCGCCGCCGTCTGGACCACTCGCTGTTTGGCTACACCGTGGTGCCCAATGAGTTGTGGACCACCATCATACAGTGGATTCAGGAACACCACGAGTGGCACGTAGAACGCCCATGGCTCACCTACATACCGGGCATTGTGAAAGGCATTGGCATGGCCATCAATGTGTTTGTAAAGCAGGATGAGAAGGTGATTATCCAGACACCCGTCTATCATCCATTCCGACTGACGCCCGAAGGCAATGGCAGAAAGGTGGTTTACAATCCGCTGAAAGAGGTTAACGGCACCTATGAGATGGACTTCGAGCAACTGGCCGAGGTGGCCGACGATAAGTGTCGTTTGCTGATTCTGAGCAACCCTCACAATCCTGCAGGCATCTGTTGGTCAAAGGAAACCCTGCAACGCTTGGCACACTTCTGCTACGAACGCCACATCATCGTCATCAGCGACGAGATTCATTCTGACATGGCACTCTTTGGCCATCAGCATGTGCCCTTCGCTTCGGTGAGCGACGAAGCTGCCCAGATCAGCATCACCTTTGGTGCGCCATCGAAGACTTTCAACATTGCCGGCATCGTCAGCAGCTATGCCATTGTGCCCAACGACACCTTGCGTCGCCGGTTCTACACCTGGCTCGATGCCAACGAGCTGAACGACCCACCCCTCTTTGCGCCCATCGCCACCATTGCAGCCTTTCAGCAGGGAGAAGAATGGCGCCGTCAGATGCTGAGTTACCTGGAAGGCAACATCCAGTTTGTGGAAGACTTCTGTCGTGATCACCTGCCACAGATTAAACCCTGGCGCCCACAGGCATCGTTTTTAGTGTGGCTCGACTGTCGTGCACTGGGACTCAGTCACGAGGCCCTCGTTGACCTCTTCGTCAACCGTGCCCACCTGGCCCTGAACGACGGTGCCATGTTTGGCGAAAACGGCAACGGCTTTATGCGCCTCAACATAGGGACACCTCGTCAACTGCTTCATCGCGCACTAAAGCAGTTGAGAGATGCTTGCACCACATAG
- a CDS encoding PLP-dependent aspartate aminotransferase family protein, with protein sequence MKKQTIAINNPFVRPDVYGALAVPVYNNVAFEFDDAAVMADAFCNRIKAPDYARVENPTVTNFEERVKALTGAAHVTAFNSGMAAISNTLLAVAEQNRNIVSSHHLFGNTLALLTNTLKRFGVEARLRNLTNLEAVADAIDEQTTAVFLEVVTNPQLEVADLKAIAEIAHQKGVPVIADSTVIPFTETHLKALGIDIEVVSSTKYLSGGGTSLGGLVIDYGTFPDINKRVKYDLLFNLGAYMTPQAAYMQTLGLETLDVRYQRQASNALWLAQELSRVVKVNYVGLESNPYHALAQQQFGKTAGAMLTIDLESKEACFRFLNRLRLVHRATNLFDSRTLAIHPASTIFGNFSEEQLKEMDVRQTTIRLSVGLEDREDILADIKQALEREMKDER encoded by the coding sequence ATGAAAAAACAAACAATCGCAATCAACAACCCATTTGTACGGCCAGATGTTTACGGAGCACTGGCCGTACCTGTGTATAATAATGTGGCATTCGAGTTCGACGATGCCGCCGTCATGGCCGATGCCTTCTGCAACCGCATCAAAGCGCCTGACTACGCGCGCGTGGAGAATCCCACCGTGACCAACTTCGAAGAACGCGTAAAAGCGCTGACGGGTGCTGCCCACGTGACGGCTTTCAACTCGGGCATGGCTGCCATCAGTAATACGCTATTGGCCGTTGCCGAACAAAACAGGAACATCGTCTCGTCACACCATCTGTTTGGCAACACGCTGGCACTTCTCACCAACACCCTGAAGCGCTTTGGCGTTGAGGCACGACTGCGCAACCTCACCAATCTGGAGGCGGTGGCCGATGCCATCGACGAGCAGACCACTGCTGTATTCCTTGAGGTGGTCACCAATCCTCAACTGGAAGTAGCCGACCTGAAGGCCATTGCAGAGATTGCCCACCAAAAGGGTGTTCCCGTGATAGCCGACTCAACGGTGATCCCGTTCACCGAGACACACCTGAAAGCGTTGGGCATCGACATCGAAGTGGTGTCGAGCACAAAGTATCTCTCGGGTGGCGGCACATCGCTGGGCGGACTGGTCATCGACTATGGCACTTTCCCCGACATCAACAAGCGGGTGAAGTATGACCTGCTCTTCAACCTGGGTGCTTACATGACACCGCAGGCAGCCTACATGCAGACGCTCGGTCTGGAGACGCTCGATGTGCGCTATCAGCGTCAGGCCAGCAACGCCTTGTGGTTGGCACAGGAGCTGAGCCGCGTGGTGAAGGTCAACTATGTAGGGTTGGAGAGCAATCCCTATCATGCTCTTGCCCAACAGCAGTTTGGCAAGACGGCCGGCGCTATGCTCACCATCGACCTCGAATCGAAGGAAGCCTGTTTCCGTTTCTTGAACCGTCTGCGTCTGGTGCATCGTGCCACCAACCTGTTTGACAGCCGCACATTGGCCATCCACCCAGCCTCAACCATCTTCGGCAACTTCTCTGAAGAGCAACTGAAGGAGATGGACGTTCGGCAGACGACCATCCGCCTATCGGTAGGACTGGAAGACCGTGAGGATATTTTGGCAGACATCAAGCAGGCGCTGGAGAGAGAGATGAAAGATGAGAGATGA
- a CDS encoding response regulator transcription factor encodes MKYILADNQELTRFALESLLTKDNANVVYKATDKAGLVALLKEHECATVLLDYTLFDFTDEDQLLIVAERFSLSEWILISEELTPPFMRRVIYSSHQFSIVFKDGSIHELRDALQSVSHHQRFISQRALEAIITQQQEEEEHPNILTTTETEIVKAIAQGKTTKEIATERFSSVHTITTHRKNIFRKLGINTAHEVVKYALRAGLIDSSEFYI; translated from the coding sequence ATGAAGTATATCTTAGCTGACAATCAGGAGTTGACACGTTTTGCGCTGGAGAGTCTTCTCACGAAAGACAATGCGAACGTAGTGTATAAAGCCACCGACAAAGCAGGCCTTGTGGCTCTGCTCAAGGAGCACGAGTGTGCCACGGTGCTGCTCGACTACACGCTGTTCGACTTCACCGACGAAGACCAACTCCTGATTGTGGCCGAACGCTTCTCACTCTCGGAATGGATACTCATCAGCGAAGAACTGACACCACCGTTCATGCGACGTGTTATCTATTCGTCACACCAATTCAGTATTGTCTTCAAGGATGGTTCAATACATGAATTGCGCGATGCGCTGCAATCCGTCAGCCATCACCAGCGTTTCATCAGTCAACGTGCACTGGAAGCCATCATCACCCAGCAACAGGAGGAAGAAGAGCACCCCAACATACTGACAACGACAGAAACAGAAATCGTGAAGGCCATCGCCCAAGGAAAGACAACCAAGGAGATAGCCACTGAGCGCTTCTCAAGTGTCCACACCATCACCACCCACCGCAAGAACATTTTCAGGAAGTTAGGCATCAACACTGCCCACGAAGTGGTGAAATACGCCTTGCGTGCAGGACTTATTGACTCTTCTGAGTTCTATATCTAA
- a CDS encoding O-acetylhomoserine aminocarboxypropyltransferase/cysteine synthase family protein has protein sequence MAQKNYRFETLQLHVGQEQADPATDARAVPIYQTTSYVFRNSQHAADRFGLRDAGNIYGRLTNSTQGVFEDRVAALEGGVAGLAVASGAAAITYALQNIVQAGDHIVAADNLYGGSYNLITHTLATQGISNTIINVNDLDALEAAIKPNTKVVYAETFGNPNSDVLDLEGVAAVAHKHGIPFIVDNTFGTPYLIRPLEHGADIVVHSATKFLGGHGTSLGGVIVDGGKFDWKAAPDKFPTLAKPDPSYHGIVFADAVGAAAYVTRIRAVILRDTGAAISPFNAFILLQGVETLSLRVERHVENALKVVDFLANHPKVAKVNHPALASHRDHALYNKYFPNGAGSIFTFEIKGGQEEAWKFIDALQIFSLLANVADVKSLVIHPYTTTHSQLSPEELAEQHITPATIRLSIGTEHIDDILEDLKQALDKI, from the coding sequence ATGGCACAGAAGAATTATCGTTTTGAGACTTTGCAACTCCACGTAGGTCAAGAACAGGCCGACCCCGCAACCGACGCTCGCGCCGTGCCCATCTATCAGACCACCTCATATGTGTTCCGTAATTCACAGCATGCCGCCGACCGTTTTGGTCTTCGCGATGCTGGCAACATCTACGGTCGTCTGACCAACTCGACACAGGGTGTGTTCGAGGATCGAGTGGCAGCCCTCGAAGGTGGTGTAGCCGGTTTGGCCGTAGCTTCTGGTGCTGCTGCCATCACCTATGCCCTGCAGAACATTGTGCAGGCTGGCGACCATATTGTAGCTGCCGACAATCTGTATGGCGGTTCTTACAACCTGATCACTCACACGCTGGCAACCCAGGGCATCAGCAATACCATTATTAATGTCAACGACCTCGACGCTCTGGAAGCCGCTATCAAACCCAACACAAAAGTAGTATATGCCGAGACGTTCGGCAACCCCAACAGCGATGTGCTCGACCTTGAAGGTGTTGCTGCCGTTGCACACAAGCATGGCATCCCCTTCATCGTTGACAACACATTCGGAACACCATACCTTATCCGTCCGCTGGAACATGGAGCCGATATTGTTGTTCATTCGGCAACCAAGTTCCTTGGCGGTCATGGCACCTCACTTGGCGGTGTGATTGTTGACGGTGGCAAGTTCGACTGGAAGGCCGCCCCCGACAAGTTCCCCACGCTGGCCAAGCCCGATCCCTCTTACCATGGCATCGTGTTTGCCGATGCTGTAGGCGCAGCTGCCTATGTGACGCGCATTCGTGCCGTCATCTTGCGCGACACCGGTGCAGCCATCTCGCCGTTCAACGCTTTCATCCTGTTGCAAGGTGTCGAGACGCTGAGCCTACGTGTGGAGCGCCATGTGGAGAATGCCCTGAAGGTTGTTGACTTCCTGGCCAACCATCCCAAGGTGGCCAAGGTGAACCACCCTGCCCTCGCCAGCCATCGTGACCATGCACTGTACAACAAATATTTCCCCAATGGTGCTGGTAGCATTTTCACTTTCGAGATCAAGGGCGGACAGGAAGAGGCATGGAAGTTCATCGATGCGCTACAGATCTTCTCATTGCTGGCTAACGTGGCAGACGTGAAGAGTCTGGTGATTCATCCCTACACCACCACCCACTCACAGTTGTCGCCCGAGGAACTGGCTGAGCAGCACATCACGCCTGCCACCATTCGTCTGAGCATTGGCACTGAGCACATCGACGACATTCTGGAAGACCTGAAACAGGCTCTCGACAAGATTTAA
- a CDS encoding Lrp/AsnC family transcriptional regulator, which translates to MMAEILDETDLQILKTLQRNAKLTTKELADAVHLTPTPVFERQKRLEKKGYIKKYVAVLDPEKLGQGLQVFCKVKLQQINHEIADAFVRRIQRIPEVTECYNTSGSYDYLLKVRARDMKQYQEFVLTKLGDIDHVGAIESTFVMSEVKQTYGINI; encoded by the coding sequence ATGATGGCAGAAATCTTAGACGAAACCGACTTGCAGATACTGAAAACGCTGCAAAGAAATGCAAAACTGACGACCAAAGAATTGGCAGATGCCGTCCATCTGACGCCAACTCCTGTCTTTGAACGCCAGAAACGACTGGAGAAAAAAGGGTATATCAAGAAGTATGTGGCTGTGCTCGACCCCGAGAAGTTGGGGCAGGGCTTACAGGTGTTCTGCAAAGTGAAGTTGCAGCAGATTAACCATGAGATTGCTGATGCCTTCGTTCGTCGCATTCAGCGCATACCAGAAGTCACGGAGTGTTACAACACTTCTGGCTCCTACGACTATTTATTAAAAGTACGTGCGCGAGATATGAAACAGTATCAGGAATTTGTGCTCACCAAGTTGGGCGATATAGATCATGTCGGTGCTATCGAGAGTACTTTCGTGATGAGTGAAGTAAAGCAGACTTATGGTATCAATATTTAA
- a CDS encoding YqiA/YcfP family alpha/beta fold hydrolase — translation MENPYVKQYPELLEGKTLIYVHGFGSSGQSGTVTRLRTVFPNTKVVAPDLPVDPFEAMTLLKQLCADEQPSLILGTSMGGMYTEQLYGFDRICMNPAMCIADTMQAHGMTGTQTFQNPRLDGVNQFYVDKALVKAYRTVSEQRFANVSDEERQRVYGLFGDRDEVVDTFDMFQQHYPNAIHFHGEHRMDDRSFMHSVVPVIRWIDDRQEKRERPIVYIGVECLWDDYKKPASSSQKTVRQLIEKYQVFFVAPSSSSCPAEYAEMVAWLQEYFDVMAWGHTIFTNQRHLLYGDYLIEKMQTRDSMATRLEFGSDTFKTWEAVLDYFSLLGGQ, via the coding sequence ATGGAAAACCCTTATGTGAAACAATACCCCGAACTGCTTGAAGGCAAGACCCTGATATATGTGCATGGATTTGGTTCCAGTGGTCAGTCGGGCACGGTGACGCGTCTGCGCACTGTGTTTCCCAATACGAAAGTGGTGGCTCCTGATTTGCCTGTGGACCCATTTGAAGCCATGACGTTGCTGAAGCAGTTGTGTGCTGACGAGCAGCCGTCGCTGATTTTAGGTACTTCTATGGGTGGTATGTACACGGAACAGCTATATGGTTTTGATCGTATCTGCATGAATCCAGCCATGTGTATTGCTGACACGATGCAGGCTCACGGTATGACGGGCACTCAGACCTTTCAGAATCCACGTCTTGATGGCGTGAACCAGTTTTATGTTGATAAGGCACTGGTGAAAGCGTACCGCACTGTTTCTGAACAGCGTTTTGCCAATGTTAGTGATGAAGAGCGTCAACGTGTGTATGGACTCTTTGGTGACCGCGATGAGGTGGTGGACACCTTCGATATGTTTCAGCAGCACTATCCCAATGCCATCCATTTTCATGGCGAGCATCGTATGGACGATCGGTCGTTCATGCACTCGGTGGTGCCGGTGATTCGTTGGATTGACGATCGTCAGGAGAAACGTGAACGTCCTATTGTATATATCGGTGTGGAATGTCTGTGGGACGACTATAAGAAACCTGCGAGCAGTAGCCAGAAGACGGTGCGCCAGCTGATAGAGAAGTATCAGGTCTTTTTTGTCGCACCTTCGTCTTCGTCGTGTCCTGCTGAATATGCCGAGATGGTGGCTTGGCTGCAAGAGTATTTCGATGTGATGGCGTGGGGGCACACTATCTTTACCAACCAGCGCCATTTGCTGTATGGTGACTATCTGATCGAGAAAATGCAGACTCGCGATTCGATGGCAACGCGTCTGGAGTTTGGCTCTGATACATTCAAAACCTGGGAAGCTGTCTTGGATTATTTCTCATTGTTGGGCGGACAATAG
- a CDS encoding sodium:alanine symporter family protein codes for MDAINDFFTVAGTFLWGWPMIILLLGTHIFLTFRLCIPQRKILKGIRMSVCKDKGATGDVSQFGALATAMAATIGTGNIVGVATAVALGGPGAVLWCWLTGIFGMATKYAEGLLAVKYRVKAADGHYYGGPMYALERGLGMKWLAILFATFTALASFGIGCTVQANSIALLTNETFGIPTWVVGISVCALTASVILGGVKTISKVCTFLVPFMAILYVAGCIVILCMNSPFVWPAIRLIVLSAFNPEAAGSGFVGASVMMAARYGIARGLFSNESGMGSAPIVAATAQTRNPVRQALVSSTGTFWDTVIICAMTGIVLVSSILAYPEISYNDGAALTKVAFSKIPYIGAPVLTFGIITFAFSTILGWSYYGESAVNYIERKKANRFYRILYIVMLFFGSIINLDIIWNIADCMNALMTIPNLVALLLLSGVAAKETKRYLWEDKLDDEMEETYCPPNNEK; via the coding sequence ATGGACGCAATCAACGATTTCTTTACCGTAGCCGGAACCTTCCTATGGGGATGGCCCATGATTATCCTATTATTAGGCACACACATCTTCCTTACCTTCAGACTATGCATTCCTCAACGCAAAATATTGAAAGGCATCCGCATGTCTGTATGCAAAGACAAAGGAGCCACTGGCGACGTCAGCCAGTTTGGTGCACTGGCAACAGCTATGGCTGCCACCATTGGCACAGGTAACATTGTAGGAGTCGCAACAGCGGTAGCCTTGGGAGGCCCAGGCGCTGTACTATGGTGCTGGCTGACTGGCATCTTTGGCATGGCCACCAAATATGCCGAAGGACTATTGGCTGTGAAGTATCGAGTAAAAGCAGCCGACGGTCACTACTATGGTGGACCGATGTATGCGTTGGAACGCGGTCTTGGCATGAAGTGGCTGGCCATCCTCTTTGCCACATTCACAGCTCTGGCATCGTTTGGTATCGGCTGTACGGTGCAGGCCAACTCCATTGCCTTGCTCACCAACGAGACCTTTGGCATTCCTACCTGGGTAGTAGGCATCTCCGTATGTGCACTCACTGCCTCGGTCATCCTTGGCGGTGTCAAGACCATTTCAAAGGTATGCACCTTCTTGGTTCCATTTATGGCCATACTCTATGTCGCAGGATGTATCGTCATTCTCTGCATGAACAGCCCCTTTGTGTGGCCCGCCATCCGTCTGATTGTCCTTTCCGCCTTTAACCCCGAAGCTGCAGGCAGCGGATTCGTGGGTGCTTCGGTCATGATGGCAGCACGCTATGGTATTGCCCGCGGCCTGTTCTCCAACGAGAGTGGCATGGGCTCGGCACCTATCGTTGCCGCAACTGCTCAAACACGCAACCCAGTGCGCCAAGCCCTGGTATCAAGTACCGGTACTTTTTGGGACACAGTCATCATTTGTGCCATGACAGGCATCGTACTGGTCAGCAGCATTCTGGCCTATCCCGAAATCAGCTACAATGATGGAGCAGCGCTGACCAAAGTAGCTTTTTCTAAGATTCCTTACATCGGTGCACCAGTTCTCACCTTTGGCATTATCACCTTCGCCTTCAGTACCATCCTTGGATGGAGTTACTACGGCGAAAGTGCCGTAAACTACATTGAGCGGAAAAAAGCCAATCGTTTCTATCGCATTCTTTATATTGTGATGCTGTTCTTTGGCAGCATCATCAATTTAGATATTATCTGGAACATTGCCGACTGCATGAATGCACTGATGACCATTCCTAACCTTGTGGCCCTGTTGTTGCTCAGCGGTGTGGCGGCCAAGGAGACCAAACGCTATCTATGGGAGGACAAGCTGGATGACGAAATGGAGGAAACCTATTGTCCGCCCAACAATGAGAAATAA